The Henckelia pumila isolate YLH828 chromosome 2, ASM3356847v2, whole genome shotgun sequence genome includes a window with the following:
- the LOC140881955 gene encoding uncharacterized protein: MSLGNRFLFLNGVVSHAAAPPPATTVLEAHPGAYTTTRTHRNCSEILFWDRHLQRLTNSFKLLLRSNPKFLFEMPENNKCLLELSNRAITWDSKIRCLIDNSMRKATPFVLNERESGEEVAITILVSGNSENLSCLEDGFDERRVSDVLDVHVHVGAYVSPVFGVGGYGAHLAVVGRGRDLANAKYSEWVRLRKSLEKLRPPSVTELLLSNDGDHILEGCLTNFFVVCRKEKDDVIDNSEQNGLPTSSSFEVQTTPLGDGVLPGVIRQVIREICLKFGIPFREIAPSWSQRELWTEAFITNSLRLIQHVETIQIPGTWKHVESKTWEEVTWVEKQFEDVPGRITSIIQRNVMEQAGVEAFPVVSFEDG, from the exons ATGTCGCTTGGCAACAGGTTTCTGTTTCTAAACGGCGTCGTTTCGCATGCAGCCGCTCCTCCTCCTGCGACCACCGTACTTGAAGCTCACCCAG GTGCATACACGACGACCCGAACTCACAGAAATTGTTCTGAAATCTTATTTTGGGATAGACACTTGCAGAGACTAACAAATTCCTTCAAATTATTGCTAAGATCCAACCCTAAGTTTTTATTTGAAATGCCAGAAAATAATAAATGCTTGTTGGAGTTATCGAATCGGGCAATAACATGGGACTCTAAGATTCGATGCTTGATTGACAATTCAATGAGAAAAGCCACACCCTTTGTTTTGAATGAGAGGGAAAGTGGGGAGGAGGTTGCAATCACTATACTTGTGAGTGGAAATTCAGAGAATTTGAGTTGTTTGGAAGACGGCTTTGATGAGAGAAGGGTTTCTGATGTTTTGGATGTGCATGTCCATGTTGGTGCATATGTTTCACCGGTGTTTGGTGTTGGAGGTTATGGAGCACATTTGGCAGTTGTTGGTCGAGGAAGGGATTTGGCAAATGCAAAATATTCGGAATGGGTCAG GTTGAGGAAATCTTTGGAGAAGCTGAGGCCACCTTCGGTTACCGAACTTTTATTGTCAAATGATGGGGATCATATTTTGGAAGGGTGTTTGACAAATTTTTTTGTTGTATGTCGGAAG GAGAAGGATGATGTCATTGATAATTCTGAGCAAAATGGCTTGCCAACTTCAAGTTCTTTTGAAGTTCAGACTACTCCACTTGGTGATGGTGTGCTTCCTGGAGTTATACGCCAAGTGATCAGAGA AATATGCTTGAAATTTGGAATTCCTTTTCGAGAAATTGCACCATCATGGTCACAACGCGAATTGTGGACTGAAGCATTCATTACAA ATAGCCTTAGACTAATACAACATGTGGAAACAATCCAAATTCCTGGTACATGGAAGCATGTAGAATCAAAAACTTGGGAGGAGGTAACATGGGTGGAAAAACAATTTGAG GATGTTCCTGGGAGGATTACGTCAATCATCCAG AGGAATGTTATGGAACAAGCTGGCGTTGAAGCATTTCCAGTAGTTTCATTTGAGGATGGATAG
- the LOC140883990 gene encoding NADH dehydrogenase [ubiquinone] 1 alpha subcomplex subunit 8-B-like isoform X2, with protein sequence MASSSGVAGDPVPASSVLMAASKHIGTRCRGENVAFLKCKKDDPNPEKCLDKGRQVTQCVLHLLRDLHQNCNKELDSYAGCMYYHTNEFDLCRKEQAAFEKACPL encoded by the exons ATGGCTAGCAGCTCAGGTGTGGCAGGAGATCCAGTCCCGGCGTCATCCGTGTTGATGGCAGCTTCCAAGCACATTGGAACTAGGTGTCGTGGTGAAAATGTAGCATTTTTGAAGTGCAAGAAGGATGATCCTAACCCTGAGAAATGTCTTGACAAAGGACGTCAAGTTACACAATGTGTGCTTCACTT GCTGAGAGATCTTCATCAGAATTGCAACAAAGAATTAGATTCATATGCTGGGTGTATGTACTACCACACGAATGAATTCGATCTTTGTCGCAAAGAGCAAGCTGCGTTTGAGAAAGCCTGCCCCTTGTGA
- the LOC140883990 gene encoding NADH dehydrogenase [ubiquinone] 1 alpha subcomplex subunit 8-B-like isoform X1, translated as MGCRMASSSGVAGDPVPASSVLMAASKHIGTRCRGENVAFLKCKKDDPNPEKCLDKGRQVTQCVLHLLRDLHQNCNKELDSYAGCMYYHTNEFDLCRKEQAAFEKACPL; from the exons ATGGGTTGCAG GATGGCTAGCAGCTCAGGTGTGGCAGGAGATCCAGTCCCGGCGTCATCCGTGTTGATGGCAGCTTCCAAGCACATTGGAACTAGGTGTCGTGGTGAAAATGTAGCATTTTTGAAGTGCAAGAAGGATGATCCTAACCCTGAGAAATGTCTTGACAAAGGACGTCAAGTTACACAATGTGTGCTTCACTT GCTGAGAGATCTTCATCAGAATTGCAACAAAGAATTAGATTCATATGCTGGGTGTATGTACTACCACACGAATGAATTCGATCTTTGTCGCAAAGAGCAAGCTGCGTTTGAGAAAGCCTGCCCCTTGTGA